A window of Mercenaria mercenaria strain notata chromosome 16, MADL_Memer_1, whole genome shotgun sequence contains these coding sequences:
- the LOC123539683 gene encoding epidermal retinol dehydrogenase 2-like: MTKDTPFSIFIEGLCVTYDVIKTLFISVFRFFVSAKRKNVHGEIVLVTGSGGAIGSRLCTEFSALGATLVLWDINERANKQTAEKIRTNGGKCYTYTVDVGNHDDVYKTAQKVTQEVGEVHILINNAAVVIGRKLLDCPDHEIEKTFDVNLLAQFWTVKSFLPSMLRRNHGHIVNIASSTGLVGLKNLADYSSSKYGIVGFTEVLHYEIIFSGYSGVHTTLVCPSFVKTKLFDGCKYRFPSLLAPLEVDQCVDRIVQAILTNQIFVCIPRMVYFFSVLKTILPVRAMNAVVKFLGAAQFMDTFVGRNDLKKNDPNSNELPNEIDSTETRSNHVDTTNKKDI, from the exons ATGACGAAGGACACTCCTTTTAGTATTTTCATTGAAGGGTTGTGCGTGACATATGATGTTATTAAGACATTGTTTATATCAGTCTTTCGATTTTTTGTGTCAGCAAAGAGGAAGAATGTACATGGGGAAATAGTGTTAGTGACTGGTAGCGGAGGAGCTATAGGTAGTCGTCTGTGCACAGAATTCAGTGCTTTAGGGGCCACACTTGTACTATGGGATATAAACGAACGTGCCAACAAACAAACGGCAGAAAAAATCAGAACGAATGGCGGAAAATGTTACACTTACACAGTTGACGTAGG TAACCATGACGACGTATATAAAACAGCTCAAAAGGTCACACAAGAGGTTGGAGAGGTTCATATTCTCATTAATAATGCGGCAGTCGTGATAGGTCGTAAATTGTTGGATTGTCCTGACCATGAGATAGAGAAAACGTTTGATGTCAACTTGCTCGCACAGTTTTGG aCAGTAAAATCTTTTCTTCCTTCAATGTTGCGTCGTAACCATGGTCATATTGTGAACATTGCAAGTTCTACTGGCCTTGTTGGCCTTAAG AATCTCGCTGACTACAGCTCCTCCAAGTACGGTATCGTGGGCTTCACAGAGGTTCTGCATTACGAGATCATATTCTCGGGATACAGTGGTGTACATACTACCCTTGTATGCCCCTCGTTTGTTAAAACCAAACTATTTGATGGCTGTAAATATAG GTTTCCATCTCTGCTAGCTCCGCTTGAAGTGGACCAATGTGTGGACAGAATCGTGCAAGCAATACTGACCAATCAGATCTTCGTTTGTATACCTAGGATGGTGTATTTCTTCAGTGTTCTGAAAAC CATATTGCCAGTAAGAGCTATGAATGCAGTTGTGAAGTTTCTCGGAGCAGCCCAATTTATGGACACTTTTGTTGGCAGAAATGACTTGAAGAAAAATGACCCAAACAGTAATGAACTACCCAACGAAATTGATAGTACCGAAACTCGGTCAAATCATGTTGATACGACAAATAAGAAAGATATTTGA
- the LOC123539682 gene encoding 60S ribosomal protein L7-like — protein sequence MANTKKQPPKVPETLLKRRKKNEQTRAKQIKANLAAKKKLQDKKRVIFKRAEKYVKEYRAKAKSEINLARQAKKSGNFYVPAESKLAFVMRIRGINGVHPRPRKIMQLLRLRQINNGVFIKLNKATVQMLRIAEPFITWGYPNLKSVRELIYKRGYGKVNGRRIPLTDNAIIEKVLGKRGIICMEDLIHEIVTVGPNFKQASNFLWPFKLNTPNGGWRRKYNHFNDGGDCGLRETQINPLLRNMV from the exons ATGGCGAACAC GAAGAAGCAGCCGCCGAAGGTTCCAGAAACTCTCCTTAAACGGAGGAAGAAGAATGAACAGACACGGGCCAAGCAAATCAAGGCCAACCTTGCTGctaaaaag AAACTTCAAGACAAGAAGCGTGTCATCTTCAAGCGTGCTGAAAAATACGTGAAGGAATACAGGGCCAAGGCCAAGTCTGAAATTAACCTTGCTAGACAGGCAAAAAAATCTGGCAACTTCTATGTTCCAGCCGAATCCAAACTTGCATTTGTCATGAGAATCAGAGG TATCAATGGTGTACATCCACGTCCAAGGAAAATCATGCAGTTGTTGCGTCTTCGCCAGATCAACAATGGTGTGTTCATCAAGCTGAATAAAGCCACAGTACAGATGTTGAGAATTGCTGAGCCTTTCATCACATGGGG TTACCCCAATTTGAAGAGTGTAAGAGAGTTGATCTACAAGAGAGGCTATGGAAAGGTCAATGGTAGAAGAATACCACTCACAGATAATGCCATCATTGAGAAAGTACTAG GTAAACGTGGTATCATCTGTATGGAAGACCTCATCCACGAGATTGTGACAGTAGGACCCAACTTCAAACAGGCCTCAAACTTCCTGTGGCCCTTCAAGCTTAACACACCTAATGGTGGCTGGAGACGTAAATACAACCATTTCAACGATGGTGGAGACTGCGGGCTCAGAGAAACACAGATCAACCCATTGTTGAGAAATATGGTTTAA